Proteins encoded within one genomic window of Panicum virgatum strain AP13 chromosome 1N, P.virgatum_v5, whole genome shotgun sequence:
- the LOC120655381 gene encoding transcription factor bHLH68-like isoform X10: MDRGLVHKSSPLVGEMGEAGHGWWSVNNLRPHFEQHHHPSLFMPSTTTATAAAPAPSSSSPLHSFSSLLLSNHYPLPTTSTSTWQQHDTSSSTTSHGQQGLAGQQDSWSQQLVQGGLAIIGEERYKEGQMLFPTTICSEAAGGSGSYLYSAAATASHGSSTSEEVQLPWGSVHQHHKALQQKAASSPRSSSITSTTFLGSNMLEFSNNCSSSPRECISTASGSAFKKARTQEPSPAQSTVKVRKEKLGDRITALHQLVSPFGKTDTASVLLEAIGYIRFLHSQIEVQLFSLHLSLPLSLSMRTVEGSFIKHCHACMQCNCSLVCFHTCVHLTPCTF; encoded by the exons ATGGATAGGGGACTCGTCCACAAATCATCTCCTCTAGTGGGCGAGATGGGGGAGGCAGGCCATGGATGGTGGAGCGTGAATAATTTGAGGCCCCACTTTGAGCAGCACCACCATCCTTCTCTTTTCATGccgtccaccaccaccgccaccgcagcAGCACCAGCGCCGTCTTCTTCGTCCCCTCTCCATTCCTTCTCCTCGCTGCTGCTCTCGAATCACTACCCGCTGCCTACTACCAGCACGTCGACGTGGCAGCAGCATgacaccagcagcagcaccaccagccACGGTCAGCAGGGGCTCGCCGGCCAGCAGGATTCATGGAGCCAGCAGCTCGTACA AGGGGGATTGGCCATTATTGGGGAAGAGAGGTACAAGGAAGGGCAGATGCTGTTTCCAACTACAATTTGTTCAGAAGCTGCTGGAGGGAGCGGCAGCTACCtctacagcgccgccgccacggctaGCCATGGTAGCAGCACAAGCGAAGAGGTCCAATTGCCATGGGGAAGCGTCCACCAGCACCACAAGGCTCTGCAGCAGAAAGCAGCTTCCTCTCCGAGGTCTTCTTCCATAACGTCGACGACCTTCCTTGGGAGCAACATGCTGGAGTTCTCCAACAACTGCAGCAGTTCACCACGTGAG TGCATCAGCACAGCATCTGGATCAGCTTTCAAGAAGGCTAGGACCCAAGAACCCTCCCCGGCTCAATCTACTGTGAAg GTGAGGAAGGAGAAGCTAGGGGATCGAATAACTGCTCTTCACCAGCTTGTCTCTCCGTTTGGAAAG ACTGACACAGCGTCTGTACTCCTTGAAGCCATTGGGTACATCAGATTCCTTCATAGTCAAATTGAGGTCCAGCTCTtctctctccatctctctctccctctctctctctccatgc GTACAGTAGAAGGATCAt tcataAAGCattgccatgcatgcatgcaatgtAATTGTTCCCTTGTTTGTTTTCACACTTGTGTGCACTTAACACCATGCACTTTTTAG
- the LOC120655381 gene encoding transcription factor bHLH68-like isoform X6: MDRGLVHKSSPLVGEMGEAGHGWWSVNNLRPHFEQHHHPSLFMPSTTTATAAAPAPSSSSPLHSFSSLLLSNHYPLPTTSTSTWQQHDTSSSTTSHGQQGLAGQQDSWSQQLVQGGLAIIGEERYKEGQMLFPTTICSEAAGGSGSYLYSAAATASHGSSTSEEVQLPWGSVHQHHKALQQKAASSPRSSSITSTTFLGSNMLEFSNNCSSSPRECISTASGSAFKKARTQEPSPAQSTVKVRKEKLGDRITALHQLVSPFGKTDTASVLLEAIGYIRFLHSQIEVHGERHIIFPEDPGQLLHDSALKKRGQPEPDGSCEEGKDLRSRGLCLVPVSCTLAVGVDVVASPADYWAAAVPAFGMGFGG, encoded by the exons ATGGATAGGGGACTCGTCCACAAATCATCTCCTCTAGTGGGCGAGATGGGGGAGGCAGGCCATGGATGGTGGAGCGTGAATAATTTGAGGCCCCACTTTGAGCAGCACCACCATCCTTCTCTTTTCATGccgtccaccaccaccgccaccgcagcAGCACCAGCGCCGTCTTCTTCGTCCCCTCTCCATTCCTTCTCCTCGCTGCTGCTCTCGAATCACTACCCGCTGCCTACTACCAGCACGTCGACGTGGCAGCAGCATgacaccagcagcagcaccaccagccACGGTCAGCAGGGGCTCGCCGGCCAGCAGGATTCATGGAGCCAGCAGCTCGTACA AGGGGGATTGGCCATTATTGGGGAAGAGAGGTACAAGGAAGGGCAGATGCTGTTTCCAACTACAATTTGTTCAGAAGCTGCTGGAGGGAGCGGCAGCTACCtctacagcgccgccgccacggctaGCCATGGTAGCAGCACAAGCGAAGAGGTCCAATTGCCATGGGGAAGCGTCCACCAGCACCACAAGGCTCTGCAGCAGAAAGCAGCTTCCTCTCCGAGGTCTTCTTCCATAACGTCGACGACCTTCCTTGGGAGCAACATGCTGGAGTTCTCCAACAACTGCAGCAGTTCACCACGTGAG TGCATCAGCACAGCATCTGGATCAGCTTTCAAGAAGGCTAGGACCCAAGAACCCTCCCCGGCTCAATCTACTGTGAAg GTGAGGAAGGAGAAGCTAGGGGATCGAATAACTGCTCTTCACCAGCTTGTCTCTCCGTTTGGAAAG ACTGACACAGCGTCTGTACTCCTTGAAGCCATTGGGTACATCAGATTCCTTCATAGTCAAATTGAG GTGCACGGAGAAAGGCACATAATATTTCCAGAAGACCCTGGCCAG CTCCTGCATGACAGTGCACTAAAAAAACGAGGACAGCCTGAGCCG GATGGAAGCTGTGAAGAAGGGAAGGATCTGAGGAGCAGGGGTCTATGCCTTGTCCCAGTGAGCTGCACGCTGGCCGTCGGAGTGGATGTGGTCGCCAGCCCAGCGGACTACTGGGCAGCAGCTGTGCCGGCTTTCGGCATGGGGTTTGGCGGGTAG
- the LOC120655381 gene encoding transcription factor bHLH68-like isoform X12: protein MDRGLVHKSSPLVGEMGEAGHGWWSVNNLRPHFEQHHHPSLFMPSTTTATAAAPAPSSSSPLHSFSSLLLSNHYPLPTTSTSTWQQHDTSSSTTSHGQQGLAGQQDSWSQQLVQGGLAIIGEERYKEGQMLFPTTICSEAAGGSGSYLYSAAATASHGSSTSEEVQLPWGSVHQHHKALQQKAASSPRSSSITSTTFLGSNMLEFSNNCSSSPRECISTASGSAFKKARTQEPSPAQSTVKVRKEKLGDRITALHQLVSPFGKTDTASVLLEAIGYIRFLHSQIEVHGERHIIFPEDPGQVSLSTPLVSVIYRFFYGINTHASLIDRSVK from the exons ATGGATAGGGGACTCGTCCACAAATCATCTCCTCTAGTGGGCGAGATGGGGGAGGCAGGCCATGGATGGTGGAGCGTGAATAATTTGAGGCCCCACTTTGAGCAGCACCACCATCCTTCTCTTTTCATGccgtccaccaccaccgccaccgcagcAGCACCAGCGCCGTCTTCTTCGTCCCCTCTCCATTCCTTCTCCTCGCTGCTGCTCTCGAATCACTACCCGCTGCCTACTACCAGCACGTCGACGTGGCAGCAGCATgacaccagcagcagcaccaccagccACGGTCAGCAGGGGCTCGCCGGCCAGCAGGATTCATGGAGCCAGCAGCTCGTACA AGGGGGATTGGCCATTATTGGGGAAGAGAGGTACAAGGAAGGGCAGATGCTGTTTCCAACTACAATTTGTTCAGAAGCTGCTGGAGGGAGCGGCAGCTACCtctacagcgccgccgccacggctaGCCATGGTAGCAGCACAAGCGAAGAGGTCCAATTGCCATGGGGAAGCGTCCACCAGCACCACAAGGCTCTGCAGCAGAAAGCAGCTTCCTCTCCGAGGTCTTCTTCCATAACGTCGACGACCTTCCTTGGGAGCAACATGCTGGAGTTCTCCAACAACTGCAGCAGTTCACCACGTGAG TGCATCAGCACAGCATCTGGATCAGCTTTCAAGAAGGCTAGGACCCAAGAACCCTCCCCGGCTCAATCTACTGTGAAg GTGAGGAAGGAGAAGCTAGGGGATCGAATAACTGCTCTTCACCAGCTTGTCTCTCCGTTTGGAAAG ACTGACACAGCGTCTGTACTCCTTGAAGCCATTGGGTACATCAGATTCCTTCATAGTCAAATTGAG GTGCACGGAGAAAGGCACATAATATTTCCAGAAGACCCTGGCCAGGTATC ATTATCTACTCCATTAGTCTCAGTAATTTATCGCTTCTTTTATGGGATCAATACCCATGCATCtctgatcgatcgatcggttAAGTAA
- the LOC120655381 gene encoding transcription factor bHLH68-like isoform X8: protein MDRGLVHKSSPLVGEMGEAGHGWWSVNNLRPHFEQHHHPSLFMPSTTTATAAAPAPSSSSPLHSFSSLLLSNHYPLPTTSTSTWQQHDTSSSTTSHGQQGLAGQQDSWSQQLVQGGLAIIGEERYKEGQMLFPTTICSEAAGGSGSYLYSAAATASHGSSTSEEVQLPWGSVHQHHKALQQKAASSPRSSSITSTTFLGSNMLEFSNNCSSSPRECISTASGSAFKKARTQEPSPAQSTVKVRKEKLGDRITALHQLVSPFGKTDTASVLLEAIGYIRFLHSQIEALSSPYVGGSNGSGGGSKQKLHEASVHGERHIIFPEDPGQVSLSTPLVSVIYRFFYGINTHASLIDRSVK from the exons ATGGATAGGGGACTCGTCCACAAATCATCTCCTCTAGTGGGCGAGATGGGGGAGGCAGGCCATGGATGGTGGAGCGTGAATAATTTGAGGCCCCACTTTGAGCAGCACCACCATCCTTCTCTTTTCATGccgtccaccaccaccgccaccgcagcAGCACCAGCGCCGTCTTCTTCGTCCCCTCTCCATTCCTTCTCCTCGCTGCTGCTCTCGAATCACTACCCGCTGCCTACTACCAGCACGTCGACGTGGCAGCAGCATgacaccagcagcagcaccaccagccACGGTCAGCAGGGGCTCGCCGGCCAGCAGGATTCATGGAGCCAGCAGCTCGTACA AGGGGGATTGGCCATTATTGGGGAAGAGAGGTACAAGGAAGGGCAGATGCTGTTTCCAACTACAATTTGTTCAGAAGCTGCTGGAGGGAGCGGCAGCTACCtctacagcgccgccgccacggctaGCCATGGTAGCAGCACAAGCGAAGAGGTCCAATTGCCATGGGGAAGCGTCCACCAGCACCACAAGGCTCTGCAGCAGAAAGCAGCTTCCTCTCCGAGGTCTTCTTCCATAACGTCGACGACCTTCCTTGGGAGCAACATGCTGGAGTTCTCCAACAACTGCAGCAGTTCACCACGTGAG TGCATCAGCACAGCATCTGGATCAGCTTTCAAGAAGGCTAGGACCCAAGAACCCTCCCCGGCTCAATCTACTGTGAAg GTGAGGAAGGAGAAGCTAGGGGATCGAATAACTGCTCTTCACCAGCTTGTCTCTCCGTTTGGAAAG ACTGACACAGCGTCTGTACTCCTTGAAGCCATTGGGTACATCAGATTCCTTCATAGTCAAATTGAG GCTCTGAGCTCGCCGTACGTGGGCGGCAGCAACGGCAGTGGGGGTGGCTCCAAGCAGAAGCTCCACGAGGCCAGT GTGCACGGAGAAAGGCACATAATATTTCCAGAAGACCCTGGCCAGGTATC ATTATCTACTCCATTAGTCTCAGTAATTTATCGCTTCTTTTATGGGATCAATACCCATGCATCtctgatcgatcgatcggttAAGTAA
- the LOC120655381 gene encoding transcription factor bHLH68-like isoform X14, translating to MDRGLVHKSSPLVGEMGEAGHGWWSVNNLRPHFEQHHHPSLFMPSTTTATAAAPAPSSSSPLHSFSSLLLSNHYPLPTTSTSTWQQHDTSSSTTSHGQQGLAGQQDSWSQQLVQGGLAIIGEERYKEGQMLFPTTICSEAAGGSGSYLYSAAATASHGSSTSEEVQLPWGSVHQHHKALQQKAASSPRSSSITSTTFLGSNMLEFSNNCSSSPRECISTASGSAFKKARTQEPSPAQSTVKVRKEKLGDRITALHQLVSPFGKTDTASVLLEAIGYIRFLHSQIEVQLFSLHLSLPLSLSMRAHTSCCTLASTVVQ from the exons ATGGATAGGGGACTCGTCCACAAATCATCTCCTCTAGTGGGCGAGATGGGGGAGGCAGGCCATGGATGGTGGAGCGTGAATAATTTGAGGCCCCACTTTGAGCAGCACCACCATCCTTCTCTTTTCATGccgtccaccaccaccgccaccgcagcAGCACCAGCGCCGTCTTCTTCGTCCCCTCTCCATTCCTTCTCCTCGCTGCTGCTCTCGAATCACTACCCGCTGCCTACTACCAGCACGTCGACGTGGCAGCAGCATgacaccagcagcagcaccaccagccACGGTCAGCAGGGGCTCGCCGGCCAGCAGGATTCATGGAGCCAGCAGCTCGTACA AGGGGGATTGGCCATTATTGGGGAAGAGAGGTACAAGGAAGGGCAGATGCTGTTTCCAACTACAATTTGTTCAGAAGCTGCTGGAGGGAGCGGCAGCTACCtctacagcgccgccgccacggctaGCCATGGTAGCAGCACAAGCGAAGAGGTCCAATTGCCATGGGGAAGCGTCCACCAGCACCACAAGGCTCTGCAGCAGAAAGCAGCTTCCTCTCCGAGGTCTTCTTCCATAACGTCGACGACCTTCCTTGGGAGCAACATGCTGGAGTTCTCCAACAACTGCAGCAGTTCACCACGTGAG TGCATCAGCACAGCATCTGGATCAGCTTTCAAGAAGGCTAGGACCCAAGAACCCTCCCCGGCTCAATCTACTGTGAAg GTGAGGAAGGAGAAGCTAGGGGATCGAATAACTGCTCTTCACCAGCTTGTCTCTCCGTTTGGAAAG ACTGACACAGCGTCTGTACTCCTTGAAGCCATTGGGTACATCAGATTCCTTCATAGTCAAATTGAGGTCCAGCTCTtctctctccatctctctctccctctctctctctccatgcgTGCCCATACCAGCTGCTGTACCCTGGCATCAACAGTGGTACAGTAG